Proteins from a single region of Fusobacterium sp. JB019:
- a CDS encoding aminotransferase class V-fold PLP-dependent enzyme, producing the protein MSKEYYFDNSATSNPKPDIVIEKVTNALINLNANPGRSAYDKAVKINREIFCIREKIANFFNINNPLQIAFTKNASESLNMAIKGYPFENSHIITSVFEHNSVLRPLHFLEQEKNVELSFILPEHSSESLKKSIISKIKRNTKAIIINHISNVTGNIFDIDIIGKICKDYGLLFILDASQSAGFLDIDVLKSNIDILCFTGHKSLFGIQGIGGIYINENTSLSPLLEGGTGSFSKLERQPSVMPEALECGTLNTPGIISLGAGIDYINSIGLDKIRNHESELTKLFIENLKNVKNLIIYGDLKKDRGPVVSLNIKNVSSSEFSSILSENFNICTRSGFHCAPLAHKFLETYEKGTVRFSFGYNNTEEEIIFATNKIKDIANFFNKRS; encoded by the coding sequence ATGTCTAAAGAATATTATTTTGATAATTCTGCAACTTCTAATCCGAAACCAGATATAGTGATAGAAAAAGTTACAAATGCTTTGATTAATTTAAATGCTAATCCAGGTAGAAGTGCCTACGATAAAGCTGTTAAAATTAACCGAGAAATTTTTTGTATAAGAGAAAAAATAGCAAATTTTTTCAATATAAACAATCCGCTTCAAATAGCTTTTACTAAAAATGCAAGTGAAAGTCTTAATATGGCCATAAAAGGGTATCCTTTTGAAAATTCTCATATTATAACCTCAGTTTTTGAACATAATTCTGTATTACGACCTCTACATTTTCTAGAGCAAGAAAAAAATGTAGAATTATCCTTTATACTCCCTGAACATTCAAGTGAGTCTTTAAAAAAAAGTATTATTTCTAAAATTAAAAGAAACACTAAAGCTATTATTATTAATCATATTTCTAATGTTACTGGAAATATTTTTGATATAGATATTATTGGAAAAATATGTAAAGATTATGGTCTTTTATTTATTTTAGATGCTTCTCAAAGTGCTGGTTTTTTAGACATTGATGTTTTAAAAAGCAATATTGATATTCTTTGTTTCACTGGACATAAATCATTATTTGGAATCCAAGGAATTGGTGGTATATATATTAATGAAAACACTTCCCTTTCTCCACTTTTAGAAGGTGGAACTGGTAGCTTTTCTAAATTAGAAAGACAGCCCTCAGTTATGCCTGAAGCTCTTGAATGCGGAACATTAAATACTCCTGGAATAATCTCTTTAGGAGCAGGTATTGATTATATTAATTCTATTGGATTAGATAAAATAAGAAATCATGAATCTGAACTTACAAAATTATTTATTGAAAATTTAAAAAATGTTAAAAATTTGATAATTTATGGAGATTTAAAAAAAGATAGAGGCCCTGTAGTTAGTTTAAATATAAAAAATGTTTCTAGTTCAGAATTTTCATCTATTTTAAGTGAAAATTTCAACATTTGCACAAGAAGTGGTTTCCATTGCGCTCCTTTAGCTCATAAATTTTTAGAAACTTATGAAAAAGGAACTGTTAGATTTTCTTTTGGATATAATAATACTGAAGAGGAAATAATTTTTGCAACAAATAAAATAAAAGATATTGCAAATTTTTTCAATAAAAGAAGTTAG
- a CDS encoding HU family DNA-binding protein, which translates to MTKKELANVLFERGTFNSKAEAERKLEAVLNIMEETLVAGENINFIGWGKLEVVERAPRIGRNPKTGEEVQIEARKSVKFKAGKTLLGKLN; encoded by the coding sequence ATGACAAAGAAAGAATTAGCAAACGTACTTTTTGAAAGAGGAACATTTAATTCAAAAGCTGAAGCTGAAAGAAAATTAGAAGCAGTATTAAATATAATGGAAGAAACATTAGTAGCTGGAGAAAACATTAACTTCATAGGATGGGGAAAATTAGAGGTTGTTGAAAGAGCGCCTAGAATTGGAAGAAACCCTAAAACTGGAGAAGAAGTTCAAATAGAAGCTAGAAAAAGCGTTAAATTCAAAGCTGGAAAAACTTTATTAGGAAAATTAAACTAA